The genomic DNA TCGACGCTAGCGGCAAATGCTGCTGAAGACCCAGACTATTTAAATCATCACCGTCGCTGCAAGAGCAAGCTGCAAGCAATTACGAAAAACGTTTTGGAAGACGCGAAGAAATTCATTAACGTTCACTCTGGAGAGGATTTTCAGATGACGTCTACTCGACCACTTATCGGCATCAACACCGACTTTCGCCCTGCACAACAACGCACCCCTGCCTACGTCTACTTGGCGGCTGGTTACTACGAAAACATTCAAGCTGCGGGCGGCATTCCGGTAATCCTGCCACCTAGCGACGACGTCGATGCCATTCATGCCGCGATGGATCGCCTGGATGGATTTGTCTTGATCGGTGGTCAAGATTTGGACCCACGCAACGACGGTTATATGTTGCACCACAGCATGAAACTGATGCATTCGAACCGCGAGACATTCGACCGAATCGTCGTCAACGAGATCACCGAACGCCGCATGCCTGTGCTGGGAATCGGAGCGGGGATGCAGTTGTTGAACATTGTTCAAGGCGGCAACTTGTTTTATGACATCGCAGAAGACCTACCGAACGCGGTTCCGCACCGCGATCACCAAGACCCATTGCACCGCCACAGTCTGGTTGTCGAATCGGATTCGTTGGTCGGTCGCGTTTATGGCGACGGCGAGATCCGCGTTGCCAGTCGCCATCACATGGCGATCGACGAAGTTGCTCCCGGTTTCCGCGTCACCGCTCGCTGCCCCGATGGCGTGATCGAAGCGATCGAGAGCGAGATGATGGACTGGTTCGCCGTCGGCACCCAATTCCATCCCGAGTGCGAAGCGGCATCGGCGTTGGATATCCGGATTTTTGAAGAGTTTGTCGATGGCGTGAAAGAGCGTCAGACGGGCGACCTGCGATTGGTTGCTTAATAAGGAAGACGAAGGGGTTTTTACCCGATAACAGAATTTGCCCACCGGACAAGGATTGTCCGGCAGGTCACCATGGTCGGCACGCTTGGCGTGCTACGCGGCAAGGAAGCTGCGTCATGGTGGACTGGGCGACTGCGAAGAGATTGATTTAGACATCGGCTGACCTCAGGGGCATGGATGCTTTGCTGGGTTGCCGTTTGTCCGATTGACACGCAGCGGATCGAACGCGGTACGATGATGGACTAGACGACCGCTCGATCCTTTTTCTGTTGAAGGGCCTCCCGACGTGAAGAACTTCAGTATCGTACCGACCGACGACGAACTCGCTTCGGTACCACGCGACTTGCGTTTCTACAGCGTCAACAACGACGCCCCGACGGTTTTAACCGGCGATCAGATCGATCGATTCAATCGCGATGGCTACGTCGCGCCGCTGCCGATCTTCGGCGACGCGGAGATCTCCGGCATTCGCAGCTACTTCGACGATCTGTTGGCTCGTGTCACCGCGGCGGGTGGCAACAGTTATTCGATCAGTTCGGCGCATCTGAAATACGGTCCCGTTTACGACATCCTGAAGGATCCGCGGATCGTCGACTGTGTCAGCGATCTGTTGGGCGAAAACGTGATCGGTTGGGGATCGCACTTCTTCTGCAAGATGCCCCACGACGGTAAATCGGTCGCCTGGCATCAAGACGCCAGCTACTGGCCGCTGTCTCCATCGAAAGCTGTCACCGTTTGGTTGGCGATCGACGACGCGGATGAAGAGAACGCTTGCATGCGTTTTATCGCCGGTTCGCATCATGTCGGCCACCTGACCTATCGCCCCAGCGATTCGGCGGAGCACAACGTGCTGAACCAGACGATCGACAACCCGGAGCAATACGGTTCGGTCGTCTACAATCCGCTGCCCGCTGGCAGCGCATCGATCCACAGCGATCTGCTTCTGCACGGTTCCAAGGCGAACGATTCGGATCGCCGCCGCTGCGCCCTGACGCTCCGCTACTGCAGCGCCGACGTCCATGCAGCTCTCGACTGGAACCAAAAGGGAGTCCAAGTCCGCGGAACCGATCCGTCGGGCCACTGGTCCAACCTGACGCGCCCGGCGGAGAGCTGATTAAGTCGGATGCGTTCGCGCATGCGAGAAGCCTGTCCCGATGAAGCGTCTCTCGTGTCGTCGCTTTGCGACTAGCGAGGTTGCGGGCGCGAAGAGTCCTGGGACTCGCGTCCCAGGCTTTTGCATGTCGTCGCTTTGCGACTGGTGCGGATTGGGGCAGTCTATATATAGGACTGCCTCGCCTTGTTCCGTCGCGGACTTCGGAGAAAACGCTAGGAGACGCGTTCGTTTTCTTGGTCGACTTCAGGCGGGGCGGTCGGGTCGCGCTGTTCGCGTTTCTGCAGGTACATCTTGATCGGGACTTCCGAAAACGGCAGGTTGTCTCGCAATACGCTCAGCAGAAAGCGGCGGTAGTCGGGAGCAAAGCCCTTGGGATCGTTGCACATCAGCACGATCGTTGGCGGTTCGGTCGAGACCTGAGTCGCGTAATAGATCTTCGGTCGCCGGTTTTGGAACATCGGCGGTTCTTGGTGCTCGATCGCCGCTTGCACGATTCGGTTCAGCCTTCCGGTGCTGGTCCGCTCGCGAGCCTGTTTGAACAGCATTTGCGAATGGTTCAGCAGGGCCTTGATGTTCTTGCCGGTCTGCCCGGTGATAAACGCGATCGGGGCGTATTGCATCGTGGGGAATTGCGACCGCAGGTATTTAACCCAGCGTTCGGTTGGCATCTCGTCGTGGTAGAGGTCCCACTTGTTGACGACAAACACGC from Rosistilla oblonga includes the following:
- a CDS encoding gamma-glutamyl-gamma-aminobutyrate hydrolase family protein codes for the protein MTSTRPLIGINTDFRPAQQRTPAYVYLAAGYYENIQAAGGIPVILPPSDDVDAIHAAMDRLDGFVLIGGQDLDPRNDGYMLHHSMKLMHSNRETFDRIVVNEITERRMPVLGIGAGMQLLNIVQGGNLFYDIAEDLPNAVPHRDHQDPLHRHSLVVESDSLVGRVYGDGEIRVASRHHMAIDEVAPGFRVTARCPDGVIEAIESEMMDWFAVGTQFHPECEAASALDIRIFEEFVDGVKERQTGDLRLVA
- a CDS encoding phytanoyl-CoA dioxygenase family protein; the encoded protein is MKNFSIVPTDDELASVPRDLRFYSVNNDAPTVLTGDQIDRFNRDGYVAPLPIFGDAEISGIRSYFDDLLARVTAAGGNSYSISSAHLKYGPVYDILKDPRIVDCVSDLLGENVIGWGSHFFCKMPHDGKSVAWHQDASYWPLSPSKAVTVWLAIDDADEENACMRFIAGSHHVGHLTYRPSDSAEHNVLNQTIDNPEQYGSVVYNPLPAGSASIHSDLLLHGSKANDSDRRRCALTLRYCSADVHAALDWNQKGVQVRGTDPSGHWSNLTRPAES